GTATTATCATTACATACgctatatatttactttgatGTTTTTCATCACATCCTtacaataggtatataatatcacgtctctttcccggtggggtaggcagagactacataattttttttattactaggtTCTGGAGAGTTGGAGTTCCCCGAGTTCTGTTCATTAGCTTCTAAGTTCTTGACAGAAGAAGAGGAAGATGACGAAGCGATGGTCAAAGAGTTAAGAGAAGCCTTCAGATTGTACGATAAAGAAGGTAAACTCATCTTTTTTGAACATGGAAGCTTATTTACTTCGTTATATATTATGCATTATCTTCCCTGTATCTTTGAGTTTGGAAAGATAGAAAACATGCATTGTATACTACTGCATAAGTataaccgatgctctaacggTGAAGGAAACATCATGAGAAAACCTACACGTTTAGGGAACTGGATATGTTACTCGTACCATGATCGATGCAATATGGGTGAAGTTCCCCTACAAAGGTTGTGGAGCTCAgtcgggagtcgctttgtgtaaaaacctgactcacccaagcCACGATCCCTGGTCAAAGGTATAGcccgggctcctttccagaTTAGTTAGGATGCtaccaggactaaagccaggaggaagaaaactACTGcataagaattaaaaatccTTTTCAAATCAATTTACGTAgacaatttgtttataaaacgAATAGGTATTTTAAGGAACCagtaagtagatatttttaagactcCGTAGCCAAATAGCAATAAAGGAATTCTCATATtatcttgtctgtctgtttgtgcGTATTTTACGATTTAAGAGTTTGTCTAATAATTAGTAGAATTGAATGATGGACAGAGCGATTTCacataaactaaaattaacgTTTTCGTCATTTGTTCAACAGTCAATAACcacttttttatgaaatgagataaatatttataatttttttcctataGGTAACGGCTACATCACCACAGACGTACTTAAAGAGATTTTCAGAGAGCTGGACAACACCATCACAGCTGATGACTTGGACACCATGATTGATGAAATTGACTCCGACGGATCAGGCACCGTGGACTTTGAAGGTAGGGGGACGtatttcattttactttaaaagaaaaaaataaaaaagtacttatttcatttacaCTTATCTTAGAGCGCTCGCAACAACTTCTGATACACGACTTGGAGTGTGAAAATCTTGATTTATCCAGGATTGTGGTGAAAAGAGAGAACATACATCTCATAGACACGTATACCTAAGCCTTCCTCAGATAACCCTTTTTCAAACATATCAATAGTTaccctttttttaaatccgtccacaacttttcgagattagcgcatacgtacatacagagagaattaaaaaatgtagtgATGAATtatgcataaaataaaatacaacataACATCCTTTTTGTTTCAGAATTCCTTGAGGTCATGACTGgtgaataaattttagttagtttagttaggtaaaaacaatagaaataGTTTAAactctatttattaatttaaaaacgacCAAAATATATCTTCGAGGGCCTCGCTACGGTGAAGACGGAGTCTCTAAGATGGTATATTTTGATGAGAATCGTAAACTTATAAGTTTTATGTACCTAATTCATATAAGAAGCACTGAATGTAAAATACTGCGCGcagtgatttttataaaataaaaaaatatttttagtaattccgttttattttatgatgctacaatttaaacaaaagtccgcctaatacttaaaaaaatccaCTTCTGAATTCGAAATAATCTTAACAGATGCAAATCTTGAAACTCACGACTATTGCGTACTGACCATACTTCTTCAAGTTCTTGCCATAACATTCAGATTGCTGTGAATATTGATTTACTTCTACACATCTGGAAATACTTGTCAACTTCAACTATCAACAGctgctatgtttttttttagaggCATATAGGTACTACTTAAATAGTGAGTAGTTCaccaaaatttcaataaatatggAATAAGTAGAAATGCAAGTCAGACCTACGAAGTTGCTGGCAAATTcctcaatttattaattaaataaatctaatattaatttgattattatccGTTCTTTCCAAAGCAGGCAGTTGTCACAATGAGGTGACAGAATCAAGCAAATCAACGTAACTGGTTTTAGTCATTTCTTCAGATAATTGTATAACGCTTGCAAAAGCACTTTTACTTGTGTTGTCTGGGTTTACGACATTATCAGAAATACCTTATGGAAATAGTTTTGTTATGATTTTCCagtttccagcactttagaataaaaccgctccatatctttcccatggatgtcgtaaggggCGACTAAGAGTCTCTAAGTATTTAggcacttataaaaaatcaaatccaGGCCATATAGGCGGAACCTACTCTCCTCTCCAGGGAGGTGATGACGCAAGTGGAACTATCGCTAGGAGGATAATTATGAGGGAAAATACCATGAAAGATATATGACGCATGTGTAATATACacattcttcctcctggctaatTATCCCGGCTACATCCCCACCGCTCTGGATAGAAGCCCGGGATAAGCCACCATAGATCCTGAATAGGGTGTCagtttacacaaagcgacctTCCTTCGCAACCTTGAATGTAACCCGTAATTGggatcatgattacacatcccCTTGCCAGTTTTCCTAACGATATTTCCTCTCACCGTAACAACAAcggttagtattaaaactaatgtaactataaaataatttaaacgcATTATGTATCTACATGACTTTCCTATATGACGTAGATTCTTACCACATTATGTATGCAGGAAGACGCTTAAATAGATTGATGACCGCAAAATCGCCCTTACTTTCCATGGGCTATTACTGTATCTCGTTGCAATCATGCGTTCCTTAGCGGTTTCCCGGTTGAAATTGCTAGTTTGATcctataattttgtttctttgagCACAGTTCAAAGGGCTTTTCTTAATAAAGGAATTGATTGACATAAAATTATGGGCATAAACATAGCGGAGCAAAATGAAGGGAGTGCTTTAGAAGCAATTTA
This is a stretch of genomic DNA from Amyelois transitella isolate CPQ chromosome 5, ilAmyTran1.1, whole genome shotgun sequence. It encodes these proteins:
- the LOC106137914 gene encoding troponin C, isoallergen Bla g 6.0101 → MVEELDKTQLQLLKNAFDAFDHEKKGVISTDMIGTILEMLGHELDEGTLKEIIQEVDQDGSGELEFPEFCSLASKFLTEEEEDDEAMVKELREAFRLYDKEGNGYITTDVLKEIFRELDNTITADDLDTMIDEIDSDGSGTVDFEEFLEVMTGE